A part of Liolophura sinensis isolate JHLJ2023 chromosome 1, CUHK_Ljap_v2, whole genome shotgun sequence genomic DNA contains:
- the LOC135472735 gene encoding GDP-fucose protein O-fucosyltransferase 2-like isoform X2 — protein MLAKCHDALDKRVFLPEGQSVAFGEAKPTRFLLYDVNPGEGFNLRRDVYMRIANLVKFLNEEQSWTLVLPPWGNLYHWQTPGLKQTMLPWSTFFDISALNRHIPVIEFMDYLKVIGEPKIEQLYYLQPYEEGWKDGKWEERMDFRPCIGNPPYYQDEVDSMWYGWFFGYEDVYAEAFQCVSIQAHAGYLKSFLLHNTTARSVMIARAEAVLHDRHGNKMYWEARRSMVFAKHLKNLGDEFREKYLDSIDEKDKTVMEDDWTSVRKQHGDAVGGPYIGVHLRRKDYLRAHPDHVPSLKNAAKQIKNKLKEFKLNTVYIGTDAPKKEYEELKGYLSKYKVYRFEPTEEQLEKYKDGGVAIIDQWINAHSRYFLGSYVSTVSLRTQEEREILGFKTEMTFNCLCGDAEPNCTQPAMWPILYE, from the exons ATGCTTGCAAAATGTCACGATGCTCTGGATAAAAGAGTGTTTTTGCCAGAAGGGCAGTCCGTTGCATTCGGCGAGGCTAAGCCAACTCG GTTTTTGCTGTACGATGTCAACCCTGGAGAAGGGTTCAACTTGCGCAGGGATGTGTACATGAGGATAGCTAACCTGGTGAAGTTCCTGAATGAGGAGCAATCCTGGACTTTAGTCCTTCCTCCTTGGGGAAATCTCTACCACTGGCAAACCCCAGGGCTTAAGCAGACTATGTTACCCTGGAGCACATTCTTTGACATTTCAGCTCTTAACCGTCATATTCCTGTCATAGAATTTATGGATTATTTAaaag TTATAGGAGAGCCCAAAATAGAGCAGTTATACTACCTCCAGCCATATGAGGAGGGGTGGAAAGATGGAAAATGGGAAGAAAGAATGGACTTCAGACCTTGCATTGGCAATCCCCCGTATTATCAG gATGAGGTGGATTCCATGTGGTATGGTTGGTTCTTTGGCTATGAGGATGTTTACGCTGAGGCATTTCAGTGTGTATCTATTCAGGCTCATGCAGGTTACCTGAAATCTTTCTTACTTCACAACACGACGGCCAG ATCTGTGATGATAGCTAGAGCAGAGGCAGTTCTACATGATAGACATGGGAACAAGATGTACTGGGAA GCCAGAAGAAGCATGGTATTTGCCAAACATTTGAAGAATTTAGGAGATGAATTCAGGGAGAAGTACCTAGACTCTATAGATGAGAAGGATAAAACTGTCATGGAGGACGACTGGACGTCTGTGAGG AAACAACATGGTGACGCTGTGGGAGGCCCATACATCGGTGTTCACCTGAGGAGGAAGGATTACCTGAGAGCTCACCCTGACCATGTACCCTCCCTCAAGAACGCCGCGAAACAGATCAAGAATAAACTCAAGGAATTCAAActcaatactgtatatattggTACAGATGCACCTAAAAAAG aatATGAAGAACTCAAGGGATATTTGTCCAAGTACAAAGTGTATAGATTTGAACCTACAGAAGAGCAGTTAGAAAAATACAAAGATGGGGGCGTGGCTATTATAGACCAGTGGATTAATGCCCATTCCAG GTATTTCCTGGGGTCATATGTGTCAACGGTTAGTTTACGCACGCAAGAGGAACGTGAAATCTTGggttttaaaacagaaatgacattTAACTGCCTGTGTGGGGATGCTGAACCTAACTGTACTCAGCCAGCAATGTGGCCCATTTTGTACGAGTAG
- the LOC135472735 gene encoding GDP-fucose protein O-fucosyltransferase 2-like isoform X1 → MLAKCHDALDKRVFLPEGQSVAFGEAKPTRFLLYDVNPGEGFNLRRDVYMRIANLVKFLNEEQSWTLVLPPWGNLYHWQTPGLKQTMLPWSTFFDISALNRHIPVIEFMDYLKVIGEPKIEQLYYLQPYEEGWKDGKWEERMDFRPCIGNPPYYQDEVDSMWYGWFFGYEDVYAEAFQCVSIQAHAGYLKSFLLHNTTARSVFLDHGEEVIHGPYSEFSPVFWTARRSMVFAKHLKNLGDEFREKYLDSIDEKDKTVMEDDWTSVRKQHGDAVGGPYIGVHLRRKDYLRAHPDHVPSLKNAAKQIKNKLKEFKLNTVYIGTDAPKKEYEELKGYLSKYKVYRFEPTEEQLEKYKDGGVAIIDQWINAHSRYFLGSYVSTVSLRTQEEREILGFKTEMTFNCLCGDAEPNCTQPAMWPILYE, encoded by the exons ATGCTTGCAAAATGTCACGATGCTCTGGATAAAAGAGTGTTTTTGCCAGAAGGGCAGTCCGTTGCATTCGGCGAGGCTAAGCCAACTCG GTTTTTGCTGTACGATGTCAACCCTGGAGAAGGGTTCAACTTGCGCAGGGATGTGTACATGAGGATAGCTAACCTGGTGAAGTTCCTGAATGAGGAGCAATCCTGGACTTTAGTCCTTCCTCCTTGGGGAAATCTCTACCACTGGCAAACCCCAGGGCTTAAGCAGACTATGTTACCCTGGAGCACATTCTTTGACATTTCAGCTCTTAACCGTCATATTCCTGTCATAGAATTTATGGATTATTTAaaag TTATAGGAGAGCCCAAAATAGAGCAGTTATACTACCTCCAGCCATATGAGGAGGGGTGGAAAGATGGAAAATGGGAAGAAAGAATGGACTTCAGACCTTGCATTGGCAATCCCCCGTATTATCAG gATGAGGTGGATTCCATGTGGTATGGTTGGTTCTTTGGCTATGAGGATGTTTACGCTGAGGCATTTCAGTGTGTATCTATTCAGGCTCATGCAGGTTACCTGAAATCTTTCTTACTTCACAACACGACGGCCAG GTCCGTTTTCCTCGATCATGGTGAAGAAGTAATTCACGGTCCATATTCAGAGTTCAGCCCAGTGTTCTGGACT GCCAGAAGAAGCATGGTATTTGCCAAACATTTGAAGAATTTAGGAGATGAATTCAGGGAGAAGTACCTAGACTCTATAGATGAGAAGGATAAAACTGTCATGGAGGACGACTGGACGTCTGTGAGG AAACAACATGGTGACGCTGTGGGAGGCCCATACATCGGTGTTCACCTGAGGAGGAAGGATTACCTGAGAGCTCACCCTGACCATGTACCCTCCCTCAAGAACGCCGCGAAACAGATCAAGAATAAACTCAAGGAATTCAAActcaatactgtatatattggTACAGATGCACCTAAAAAAG aatATGAAGAACTCAAGGGATATTTGTCCAAGTACAAAGTGTATAGATTTGAACCTACAGAAGAGCAGTTAGAAAAATACAAAGATGGGGGCGTGGCTATTATAGACCAGTGGATTAATGCCCATTCCAG GTATTTCCTGGGGTCATATGTGTCAACGGTTAGTTTACGCACGCAAGAGGAACGTGAAATCTTGggttttaaaacagaaatgacattTAACTGCCTGTGTGGGGATGCTGAACCTAACTGTACTCAGCCAGCAATGTGGCCCATTTTGTACGAGTAG